One Cryptomeria japonica chromosome 9, Sugi_1.0, whole genome shotgun sequence genomic window carries:
- the LOC131055951 gene encoding phytosulfokines 4-like, producing the protein MAKVYRSSVQQGRLWIFSIFIIFHVLAVMAARPHPIAPLKASTLFTKDQMEIKHNFDGRVEKEESKVGNECRNEMSEEECLDRRTLVAHTDYIYTQEHKGP; encoded by the exons ATGGCGAAAGTCTATAGAAGTTCAGTACAACAGGGAAGGCTCTGGATTTTCAGCATATTCATTATATTTCATGTGCTTGCTGTCATGGCTGCACGCCCACATCCAATAGCTCCCCTCAAAGCTTCTACGTTGTTCACAAAAGATCAAATGGAGATAAAACACAAT TTTGACGGCAGAGTGGAAAAAGAAGAGTCAAAAGTAGGGAATGAATGTCGTAATGAAATGAGTGAAGAAGAATGCTTAGATCGGCGAACATTAGTTGCCCATACAGATTACATTTATACCCAAGAACACAAGGGCCCATAG